The sequence below is a genomic window from Acetobacteroides hydrogenigenes.
CCAAAACAAATAAGGGGTTGTCTAAAAAGTATCACGACACACGTATCACGTATAACGAAATGCTACCACAGCCTACTGCATTATGGTCTAACTTGTCGTGATACGCATATCGCGATACGTGATACCCCTTTTAGACAGCCTCTTTATTATAAATATCATGGAATCTAGTACCTTAAGTAGCGGGTAAACGAGATCTCGAAGCTGCGATAGTGCATCAAGGGCTGGTTATCCATCAACCTTTTTAGGCCATAGGTGCTATGGAAAGCAATCTGGTTCTTCATAACAACACAGCCCATCATTATATCCAGGCCATAGTCGTCGCGTTCGCGGTTGCTGAGCTTTAGCTTATCGCCTTTTACGTAACGCCCAAAGGAATAGCTGTAGTAGGGGCCAACACCAGCAAAAAAGCGGGCGGTGTTGTACGGATTTATAAGCACAAGATGAACAGGAATGTACAGGCTAGGCATATTTACCTGTCCTAGCTCCGTTCGGCTGGTCTTATTCTTAAAAAGGATATCGGCATTAACGGATGCCTTCTTCCATGCCTTATAAAGTACAGAGATTCCTGCGCTGTAGGTGAGCATCGCCTTGTTATCGATTGGCCCATTCATCATTTTAAAGTGATTTGTGCCAAACGATGCGGCAACCCCTACGGCTAAACGAGGAATAGGGTTAGTATAGTGCAGCGTGGGCTGCTTTGCAAGGTACAAAACTAGCGATGTGATGTTATCTACCGCAAATGCCATACCCGTATAGTCGAGCGTATTGGCATCATCGGTTGGTTTATGGTAGTTTGCCTTAAGACCGGTATTGACGTATAGGTTTGAGATGCCCTTTTTAAAGAATGATTGGGTATCGGTATGGTTTATACGGAAGGAAGGGTTGCTGCGCAGCTTAACCCTTAGGCTGTCGGTGGCGGTAAAGAGCGATTGGGGTATGTCAAGATCCTTTAGCGAGCCAACGCCTGCAATTTCCAAGCCTTTAATAAGGTTGGCATGGCCAATCATATCGATGCTTAGCATTGCCTTGATGCTTTTAAGGGGAACGGGCGAATTTTCGACAAACTTTCTCGATCCGACAAGCCCGGCCTCCTCGGCATCGAAGGCAACAATCAGTATCGATCGATCGGGCTTTGCTCCGCTGGCAAGAATAATGCGCGATAGCTCGATGATGCCCGATACGCCCGAGGCGTTGTCGTCGGCACCGTTGTATATTACCGTATCCTTATCGGCGCTATAGCCCACATGGTCGTAATGGGCACCTACAACAATGTACTCGTTCTTTAGCACGGGATCGTTACCCTCAATCACACCTACAATGTTGGATATTTTCAGCTCGCCGCCATACTGATCGTGCCACTCTACGCTTTGGATAAAGCTGCTGCCTATTGGTTTAAGGCCAACCTGCTTAAACTGTTCCGAAATATAGCGTTGAGCAACCAAAAGCTCCTTGCTCTTGTACGCTCGACCCCTTAGCGAGTCGGCTGCCAATACCTCTACAACCTTACGGAGGTTAGAAACGGATGCCTTTTCCTGTGCAAAGGCCGAAGCCGAAAGAAAAAGAAGAAGAACTAGAATACGTACCTTCATAATCGAATATTTGTTTGTTTTTATGTCTGCAGATTAATACAGCTTGCGAGCATCCTGTACGAATGCTCAAAATGTCAATAGAAATATGAATATGCGGAGGTTGATGTTGACTATTCCATTTACCAGTATTCCCAATTGATAGGCATTTGACGCATACTTTTAGATTAGGTTACAAATCGAAATTTTTTTTAAAAAAGAATTGTACAATACTACTAAAATAGTATCGATTCTGGTATTTCTCTTTAAGATTTACACTATTCTATTTCGAAGGATATCCCCCGCTGGCGGGGGATAGGGGGTGGATTTTTAGAAGTGTACAGCTACCATTGGCATCAAGTTTTTACCTCTAACGTCTATTTTCCTCCCCCTGCCCCCTCCAAAGGGGGATACGCTTTGTGCTACGACCTGTTGGTATCTTTATGTCTACCTCCATTATGATAGCTGATTTTTTTAAAAGCGATATCCCTGCGTATCGACCTAAGCATGCCTGAACTATTCCCTCTTATTTATGTTCCTTATAACACACACAAATACGAAAGCTATGTCAGCAACCGAATCAACCATGCTACCGCTAGGCACATTAGCCCCCAAGTTTATGCTTGTTGAGCCTTCGACCGGACAAATTCGCTCGCTCGACGAGCTGAAGTCCGAAAAGGCAACGCTCGTAATGTTTATATGTAACCACTGCCCCTTTGTGAAGCACGTAAATCCGCAGCTGGTAGCCCTTGCCAACGATTATCTGCCCCAAGGGGTGAGCATAATTGCCATAAGCTCGAACGATGTAGAGAGCTACCCCGATGATTCGCCCATAAAGATGGCCGAAACGGCCCAACGCCTAGGCTACCCATTCCCATACCTATACGACGACACCCAAGATGTGGCGCGCGCCTACCATGCCGCCTGCACGCCCGACTTTTTCCTATTCG
It includes:
- a CDS encoding M20/M25/M40 family metallo-hydrolase, with the protein product MKVRILVLLLFLSASAFAQEKASVSNLRKVVEVLAADSLRGRAYKSKELLVAQRYISEQFKQVGLKPIGSSFIQSVEWHDQYGGELKISNIVGVIEGNDPVLKNEYIVVGAHYDHVGYSADKDTVIYNGADDNASGVSGIIELSRIILASGAKPDRSILIVAFDAEEAGLVGSRKFVENSPVPLKSIKAMLSIDMIGHANLIKGLEIAGVGSLKDLDIPQSLFTATDSLRVKLRSNPSFRINHTDTQSFFKKGISNLYVNTGLKANYHKPTDDANTLDYTGMAFAVDNITSLVLYLAKQPTLHYTNPIPRLAVGVAASFGTNHFKMMNGPIDNKAMLTYSAGISVLYKAWKKASVNADILFKNKTSRTELGQVNMPSLYIPVHLVLINPYNTARFFAGVGPYYSYSFGRYVKGDKLKLSNRERDDYGLDIMMGCVVMKNQIAFHSTYGLKRLMDNQPLMHYRSFEISFTRYLRY
- a CDS encoding thioredoxin family protein — encoded protein: MSATESTMLPLGTLAPKFMLVEPSTGQIRSLDELKSEKATLVMFICNHCPFVKHVNPQLVALANDYLPQGVSIIAISSNDVESYPDDSPIKMAETAQRLGYPFPYLYDDTQDVARAYHAACTPDFFLFDGTMKLVYRGQLDSSRPSNSIPVDGSDLRRAIDAVLAGKKVDEHQQPSIGCNIKWKG